One genomic window of Salvia miltiorrhiza cultivar Shanhuang (shh) chromosome 4, IMPLAD_Smil_shh, whole genome shotgun sequence includes the following:
- the LOC131023530 gene encoding uncharacterized protein LOC131023530, translating to MESQGKKRRSLPKLPNDFTARSLSAEDKRRLIRPFTEEEAKEAVWSCDESKSPGPDGFNLCFWKSSWEVIKGDFIKLLQEFHENGKIPKGGNSSFITLIPKKEEACSLDDYRPISLIGSIYKVIAKILAQRLSAVMDSIISENQSAFIKGRFILDGVVILSEVIEEAKREKNGRMIFKIDFAKAYDSVEWDFIDSMLERFNFDPLWRRWMKGRLSSASANVLINGSPSDNEKNADVVKKILSLFELLSGLKVNYSKSSLMGIKIDDSKLESLANVLECRMGSIPFKYLGVKIGGRNKSVVDWNYMLKKGLGFRNIEFFNKALVGKWLWRYLEGGGSLWTKIVKSIYGELVWGDEGIRLSRKGKSGTGWWGKIISLGGNSNCEWLLNKIERRVGNGSNTSFWGQKWVGGSTLKLVFPRLFQLSSNKEARIGDLGKWVEGKWMWDLSWRRELRAREMEMVQLLYSFIANFTLCACEEDRWIWAASPDGVYTTKAAYSLIVESRREATAPLSYPAEFVRVWKTKAPQKAILTAWRLLRNRLATCDNLEKRKVPLGEEEKKCQFCNLEMETAEHLFLRCSKTAEIWDTI from the exons atggagaGCCAAGG GAAGAAAAGGAGGAGTCTACCGAAATTGCCAAATGACTTCACGGCAAGATCACTATCTGCAGAGGATAAGAGAAGGTTAATTAGACCTTTTACCGAAGAAGAAGCAAAAGAGGCAGTGTGGAGCTGCGACGAAAGCAAGAGTCCAGGCCCGGATGGATTCAACTTGTGCTTCTGGAAATCCTCATGGGAAGTGATTAAAGGTGATTTTATCAAACTGCTCCAGGAGTTCCATGAAAATGGGAAGATACCCAAGGGAGGCAACTCGTCATTTATAACTCTTATtcccaaaaaagaagaagcttgTTCTCTGGACGATTATAGGCCTATTTCTCTCATCGGCAGTATCTATAAAGTGATTGCAAAGATTCTTGCCCAGCGTTTGAGCGCGGTTATGGACTCCATAATTTCAGAAAATCAAAGCGCCTTCATCAAGGGCAGATTTATTCTTGATGGAGTGGTTATCTTGAGTGAAGTTATAGAGGAGGCAAAGAGGGAGAAAAATGGAAGGATGATTTTCAAGATTGACTTCGCAAAGGCATACGATTCAGTTGAGTGGGATTTTATCGACTCTATGTTGGAACGATTCAACTTCGATCCGTTGTGGAGAAGGTGGATGAAAGGTCGTCTCTCTTCGGCATCGGCAAACGTCTTGATTAATGGATCACCTTCGG ATAATGAGAAGAATGCAGACGTTGTGAAGAAAATCCTGAGTTTGTTCGAACTCCTATCTGGTCTGAAAGTTAATTATAGCAAAAGTAGTTTGATGGGGATTAAAATTGATGATTCCAAACTCGAAAGTTTGGCTAATGTGCTGGAGTGTAGAATGGGCTCGATTCCTTTCAAGTATCTTGGAGTCAAGATTGGTGGAAGAAACAAGAGTGTCGTCGACTGGAATTACATGTTGAAAAA GGGGCTTGGTTTTAGGAATATTGAGTTTTTCAATAAAGCTTTGGTGGGGAAGTGGCTGTGGAGATACTTGGAAGGTGGTGGATCGCTGTGGACTAAGATAGTGAAGTCGATCTATGGAGAGCTTGTCTGGGGAGATGAAGGAATTAGATTGTCCAGGAAAGGAAAATCTGGAACGGGATGGTGGGGGAAAATTATTTCTTTAGGTGGGAATTCGAATTGTGAGTGGCTTTTGAATAAAATTGAGAGAAGAGTGGGGAATGGTTCTAACACATCCTTTTGGGGTCAGAAATGGGTTGGGGGATCTACGCTGAAGTTAGTGTTCCCAAGACTTTTTCAACTGAGCTCCAACAAAGAAGCTCGCATTGGCGACCTTGGAAAATGGGTTGAGGGGAAGTGGATGTGGGATTTGTCTTGGAGGAGGGAGTTGAGGGCAAGAGAAATGGAAATGGTGCAGCTTTTGTACTCTTTTATTGCCAATTTCACTTTGTGTGCATGTGAAGAGGATAGATGGATTTGGGCGGCTTCTCCAGATGGAGTTTACACCACGAAGGCAGCATATTCACTCATTGTTGAATCAAGAAGAGAAGCAACTGCCCCTCTCAGTTATCCGGCTGAGTTTGTCAGAGTGTGGAAGACAAAGGCACCTCAAAAAGCGATTTTAACGGCATGGAGGCTTCTCAGAAATAGACTAGCCACCTGTGATAATCTTGAGAAGAGGAAAGTGCCGCTGGGTGAGGAAGAAAAGAAGTGTCAGTTTTGTAATTTAGAAATGGAAACGGCGGAGCACTTGTTTCTTCGCTGCTCAAAGACCGCAGAGATCTGGGATACAATCTAG
- the LOC131023885 gene encoding GATA transcription factor 18-like, which translates to MYHTQSGNSFPMLFSMANGHRGFDEGELYSFASSSPSASVDCTLSLGTPSTRVTNESSHHHHEKKRSSCISNFGWNILPSKHTPPPSSTKPHRGSTNTNSSSGGDPLLARRCANCDTTSTPLWRNGPRGPKSLCNACGIRYKKEERRATAAAATSNGGGANGAHVEAQYMMNGSWTPSAQKAPCYSSGYGSEYRFMEDDAAVDHRDSEMSGGGGGVPFMSWRFNVTDRPSLVHDFTR; encoded by the exons ATGTATCACACCCAAAGTGGCAATTCCTTCCCGATGCTATTCTCCATGGCCAACGGCCACCGAGGTTTTGATGAAGGGGAGTTGTACTCTTTTGCTTCCTCTTCCCCTTCCGCTTCGGTGGATTGTACCCTCTCCTTAGGTACGCCTTCCACTCGCGTCACCAATGAGAGCAGCCATCATCACCACGAGAAGAAGCGCTCCTCCTGTATATCCAACTTCGGCTGGAACATACTGCCCTCTAAGCACACGCCGCCGCCATCCTCCACCAAGCCCCACCGCGGCTCCACCAATACCAACTCCTCTTCCGGCGGTGACCCCCTTCTCGCCCGCCGCTGCGCTAATTGCGACACCACTTCTACTCCCTTGTGGAGAAACGGTCCCAGAGGCCCTAAg TCGCTATGCAATGCCTGCGGTATTCGTTACAAGAAGGAAGAGAGAAgggcgacggcggcggccgcTACCAGCAACGGCGGCGGCGCCAACGGAGCTCACGTGGAGGCTCAGTACATGATGAACGGGTCGTGGACTCCGTCGGCGCAGAAAGCTCCGTGTTACTCTTCGGGCTACGGCAGCGAGTACCGGTTCATGGAAGACGACGCCGCCGTGGATCACCGGGATTCTGAAatgagcggcggcggcggcggcgttccGTTCATGTCGTGGCGTTTCAACGTGACGGACAGGCCCAGCCTTGTTCATGACTTCACAAGATAA
- the LOC131023886 gene encoding uncharacterized protein LOC131023886 has product MPPNNQRCLNLLILIIIFIIKLMQVAVHAYLSVINLADFPKPKPYLAMLEENDGEQEQEQEPPPQTYLLQSLNSSIVIRQLTSQGISFQLWPAAAALVALLERQTLSCLRTAEQRRLRVLELGSGTGLVGIAAAALLGANVTVTDLPHVLPNLQFNVDANAGVVAARGGQVQVAALSWGDVEQMEGVGGDFDVVLGSDLVYHDHLYEPLLQTLRVLLLGETQKQVVFVMAHLKRWKKESAFFKKANKFFHVEIVHRDNPPHGDRLGVNVYTFVTRNKQ; this is encoded by the coding sequence ATGCCACCCAATAATCAACGATGTCTAAATCTACTTATACTTATtatcatattcataataaaattaatgcaaGTTGCAGTCCATGCTTATCTCTCTGTAATAAATTTGGCCGACTTCCCCAAACCCAAACCCTATCTCGCAATGTTAGAGGAAAATGATGGTGAGCAAGAGCAAGAGCAAGAGCCGCCGCCGCAAACCTACCTCCTGCAGTCGTTAAACTCAAGCATAGTCATCCGCCAGCTCACCTCCCAAGGCATCTCCTTTCAGCTCtggcccgccgccgccgccctcgtGGCCCTCCTCGAGCGCCAAACCCTCTCCTGCCTGCGCACCGCGGAGCAGCGCCGCCTCCGCGTCCTGGAACTGGGGTCCGGCACGGGACTGGTGGGGATCGCGGCAGCCGCATTGCTCGGAGCCAACGTCACGGTCACCGACCTCCCGCACGTGCTCCCGAACCTGCAGTTCAACGTGGACGCCAATGCCGGGGTGGTGGCGGCCCGCGGCGGGCAGGTACAGGTGGCGGCGCTGTCCTGGGGTGACGTGGAGCAGATGGAGGGCGTTGGCGGGGACTTTGATGTGGTGTTGGGATCCGACCTGGTGTATCACGATCATCTCTACGAGCCGTTGCTGCAGACACTGAGGGTTTTGTTGTTGGGTGAGACACAGAAACAAGTGGTGTTCGTGATGGCGCATTTGAAGAGGTGGAAGAAGGAATCGGCCTTCTTCAAGAAGGCCAACAAGTTTTTTCATGTTGAGATTGTGCATAGAGACAACCCCCCTCATGGCGATAGACTTGGAGTCAATGTCTACACATTTGTAACGAGAAACAAACAATAA
- the LOC131023887 gene encoding uncharacterized protein LOC131023887 isoform X2 gives MGSFLFRYRMAARFATSAAKRCLPMLPSLYGQRVRSSNCFWGPRIGTLIQQTSREWESRKVGPTRIYGAAPTWKKLVPLGYLIENEEIGVLLSFDFSTETLSSIPGPPIQNGWSCVIFLEYKGFFGYVPCWKDENEIPVRFELWVMKNGSWTMESVFHTCGVSRPLWFSRNGELLYFSSLNEEVLVFDRVTGKLNHPGINFGWPGTWLTPFVENFVQLNGISHAEAEDLEKEEGGEEEYIIEAPEGPLMQA, from the exons ATGGGTTCATTTCTTTTTCG ATACCGCATGGCTGCACGCTTCGCCACCTCCGCTGCCAAGCGCTGCCTTCCGATGCTTCCTTCTCTCTATGGCCAACGTGTTCGATCTAGCAATTGCTTCTGGGGCCCCAGAATCGGAACCCTAATTCAACAGACCagcag AGAGTGGGAAAGTAGGAAGGTGGGTCCGACGAGAATCTACGGTGCTGCGCCTACTTGGAAAAAGCTTGTGCCGCTAG GATATTTAATCGAAAATGAAGAGATTGGAGTTCTCCTTTCATTTGACTTCTCTACTGAAACTCTTTCTAGTATACCTGGGCCACCTATCCAAAATGGGTGGAGTTGTGTGATTTTTTTAGAGTATAAAGGCTTTTTTGGTTATGTTCCATGCTGGAAGGATGAAAATGAGATACCGGTGAGATTTGAACTTTGGGTTATGAAGAATGGATCGTGGACAATGGAATCTGTTTTCCATACATGTGGTGTTTCAAGGCCGTTATGGTTTTCGAGAAATGGTGAGCTATTGTATTTTTCAAGCTTGAATGAGGAAGTACTCGTGTTTGATCGTGTCACTGGAAAGTTGAATCATCCCGGTATCAATTTTGGTTGGCCTGGAACATGGCTAACTCCATTTGTTGAGAACTTTGTTCAACTGAATGGAATTTCACATGCTGAG GCTGAGGATTtggagaaagaagaaggaggagaagaagaatacATAATTGAAGCACCTGAGGGACCATTGATGCAAGCGTAG
- the LOC131023887 gene encoding uncharacterized protein LOC131023887 isoform X3 has translation MAARFATSAAKRCLPMLPSLYGQRVRSSNCFWGPRIGTLIQQTSREWESRKVGPTRIYGAAPTWKKLVPLGYLIENEEIGVLLSFDFSTETLSSIPGPPIQNGWSCVIFLEYKGFFGYVPCWKDENEIPVRFELWVMKNGSWTMESVFHTCGVSRPLWFSRNGELLYFSSLNEEVLVFDRVTGKLNHPGINFGWPGTWLTPFVENFVQLNGISHAEAEDLEKEEGGEEEYIIEAPEGPLMQA, from the exons ATGGCTGCACGCTTCGCCACCTCCGCTGCCAAGCGCTGCCTTCCGATGCTTCCTTCTCTCTATGGCCAACGTGTTCGATCTAGCAATTGCTTCTGGGGCCCCAGAATCGGAACCCTAATTCAACAGACCagcag AGAGTGGGAAAGTAGGAAGGTGGGTCCGACGAGAATCTACGGTGCTGCGCCTACTTGGAAAAAGCTTGTGCCGCTAG GATATTTAATCGAAAATGAAGAGATTGGAGTTCTCCTTTCATTTGACTTCTCTACTGAAACTCTTTCTAGTATACCTGGGCCACCTATCCAAAATGGGTGGAGTTGTGTGATTTTTTTAGAGTATAAAGGCTTTTTTGGTTATGTTCCATGCTGGAAGGATGAAAATGAGATACCGGTGAGATTTGAACTTTGGGTTATGAAGAATGGATCGTGGACAATGGAATCTGTTTTCCATACATGTGGTGTTTCAAGGCCGTTATGGTTTTCGAGAAATGGTGAGCTATTGTATTTTTCAAGCTTGAATGAGGAAGTACTCGTGTTTGATCGTGTCACTGGAAAGTTGAATCATCCCGGTATCAATTTTGGTTGGCCTGGAACATGGCTAACTCCATTTGTTGAGAACTTTGTTCAACTGAATGGAATTTCACATGCTGAG GCTGAGGATTtggagaaagaagaaggaggagaagaagaatacATAATTGAAGCACCTGAGGGACCATTGATGCAAGCGTAG
- the LOC131023887 gene encoding uncharacterized protein LOC131023887 isoform X1, translating into MSSNGLSDHLFPNSKPVPYIYILHADEHEYMYFSAHSVEEDGTISSSPKYYVYPPSPLKETCYFTAVSCNGLLHFENLQHDDFLWNPTTNEFKALPDSSFDHQHPHGVVVTNIKLGCVMWSDNRCADNFKMLQLVLANTADGEDESSIDLSYHIHLYSLKTNSWKKIPCSEFFYLQGPGITINEVYYVPGYLIENEEIGVLLSFDFSTETLSSIPGPPIQNGWSCVIFLEYKGFFGYVPCWKDENEIPVRFELWVMKNGSWTMESVFHTCGVSRPLWFSRNGELLYFSSLNEEVLVFDRVTGKLNHPGINFGWPGTWLTPFVENFVQLNGISHAEAEDLEKEEGGEEEYIIEAPEGPLMQA; encoded by the exons ATGTCTTCCAATGGACTCTCGGATCACTTGTTTCCCAACTCTAAGCCTGTGCCTTACATTTATATCCTCCACGCTGATGAACATGAATATATGTATTTTAGTGCACATTCAGTTGAAGAGGATGGGACCATCTCTTCCTCACCAAAATATTACGTTTATCCTCCATCTCCTTTGAAGGAAACTTGTTACTTCACTGCCGTAAGTTGTAATGGTCTATTACATTTTGAAAATCTGCAGCATGATGATTTTCTTTGGAACCCAACAACCAATGAGTTTAAGGCCCTCCCTGACTCCTCCTTTGATCACCAACACCCTCATGGTGTTGTTGTTACCAATATTAAGCTTGGTTGTGTAATGTGGTCTGACAATAGATGTGCAGATAATTTCAAAATGCTGCAACTTGTTTTGGCTAATACGGCAGATGGTGAAGATGAGAGTAGCATTGATCTGAGTTACCACATTCACTTGTATTCACTCAAAACTAATTCCTGGAAGAAAATACCATGCTCGGAGTTTTTTTATCTTCAGGGACCTGGTATTACCATTAATGAGGTTTATTATGTTCCAGGATATTTAATCGAAAATGAAGAGATTGGAGTTCTCCTTTCATTTGACTTCTCTACTGAAACTCTTTCTAGTATACCTGGGCCACCTATCCAAAATGGGTGGAGTTGTGTGATTTTTTTAGAGTATAAAGGCTTTTTTGGTTATGTTCCATGCTGGAAGGATGAAAATGAGATACCGGTGAGATTTGAACTTTGGGTTATGAAGAATGGATCGTGGACAATGGAATCTGTTTTCCATACATGTGGTGTTTCAAGGCCGTTATGGTTTTCGAGAAATGGTGAGCTATTGTATTTTTCAAGCTTGAATGAGGAAGTACTCGTGTTTGATCGTGTCACTGGAAAGTTGAATCATCCCGGTATCAATTTTGGTTGGCCTGGAACATGGCTAACTCCATTTGTTGAGAACTTTGTTCAACTGAATGGAATTTCACATGCTGAG GCTGAGGATTtggagaaagaagaaggaggagaagaagaatacATAATTGAAGCACCTGAGGGACCATTGATGCAAGCGTAG